From the Micromonospora echinospora genome, the window TCGGCTCGATCGGCATCGCCTGGCACCAGGGCGACACCCGGGTGCAGACGTTCGCCGTGCAGGTCTCCGCCGACGGCTCCACCTGGAACACGGTGGTCAGCCAGCGGACGAGCAGTGGCAGCACCACGCAACTCGAGACGTACGGCTTCGCCGACCGCACCGCCCGCTACATCCGGGTGGTCGGTTACGGCAACACGTACAACGACTGGAACAGCATCACCGAGGCCCGGGTGTACGGGGCGGACGGCGGCAGCGGAACCTGCGCCGTTCCCGCCGACGTGCTCGACCTGACCAACTGGAAGATCACCCTGCCGACCGGGTCGTCGGAGAGCCCGACCGAGATCAAGCAGCCGGCGCTGGACGGTTACCAGGTCAACCCCTGGTTCGTCACCGCCGACTCGTGCCGGGCGGTGCAGTTCCGCGCCCCGGTCAACGGGGTGACCACCAGCGGATCGAGCTACCCCCGCTCGGAGCTGCGCGAGATGACCAACAACGGAACGTCCAACGCGGCCTGGTCCTCCACCTCCGGCACGCACACCCTGACCGTGGACCTCGCCTTCACCCGCCTGCCGTCCACCAAGCCGCACGTCGTCGGCGCGCAGATCCACGACGGCAGCGACGACGTCACCGTGTTCCGGCTGGAGGGGTCCAGCCTGTACGTCACCAACGGCGACACCACCCACCACAAGCTGGTCACCAGCAGCTACCAGCTCGGCACCCGCATCCAGGTGAAGTTCGTGGTCAGCGGCGGGCAGGTCAAGGCGTACTACAACGGCGTCCTCCAGACCACGCTGAGCAAGAGCTTCTCGGGCGCGTACTTCAAGGCCGGCGCGTACACCCAGGCCAACTGCAGCAACTCGTCGCCGTGCAGCAGTGACAACTACGGCCAGACGCTCATCTACGGCCTCAG encodes:
- a CDS encoding polysaccharide lyase family 7 protein, which produces MAAILPLALLGSGLTAAPAQAATTLPVSAVTASSHDGNVPANAIDGDLNTRWSAEGDGSWIRFDVGASTTIGSIGIAWHQGDTRVQTFAVQVSADGSTWNTVVSQRTSSGSTTQLETYGFADRTARYIRVVGYGNTYNDWNSITEARVYGADGGSGTCAVPADVLDLTNWKITLPTGSSESPTEIKQPALDGYQVNPWFVTADSCRAVQFRAPVNGVTTSGSSYPRSELREMTNNGTSNAAWSSTSGTHTLTVDLAFTRLPSTKPHVVGAQIHDGSDDVTVFRLEGSSLYVTNGDTTHHKLVTSSYQLGTRIQVKFVVSGGQVKAYYNGVLQTTLSKSFSGAYFKAGAYTQANCSNSSPCSSDNYGQTLIYGLSVSHS